One window of Mangrovibacterium diazotrophicum genomic DNA carries:
- a CDS encoding UpxY family transcription antiterminator, producing the protein MSGRKTISPKRNKNGVIAPVGSVPKRWYLFYLRSRAEKSVCVELERRGYDVYCPTFSSLRVWKNRQKKVVEQPLFPNYIFVYTYEYELHTIKSLPRVVNLVALDGKPAIVSEKELAGIKQMIELEQEITVEAKFSQGEHVRIISGPLSGHEGILTRKNGKNRFGIALKSISQTAFVDIDVSTLEKIDRKL; encoded by the coding sequence ATGAGTGGAAGAAAGACAATATCCCCGAAGCGAAATAAGAATGGTGTTATTGCTCCTGTTGGTTCTGTCCCCAAACGGTGGTACCTGTTTTACTTGCGTTCGAGAGCAGAGAAGTCAGTGTGCGTTGAGTTAGAAAGACGAGGCTACGACGTTTACTGTCCAACCTTCAGCTCACTTAGGGTATGGAAAAACAGGCAGAAGAAAGTGGTTGAGCAGCCGCTTTTCCCAAACTATATCTTCGTTTATACCTACGAGTATGAACTGCATACGATTAAATCCTTACCAAGAGTGGTGAATCTTGTTGCCCTGGACGGAAAACCAGCAATTGTTTCGGAGAAAGAGTTAGCAGGAATTAAGCAGATGATAGAATTGGAGCAGGAAATTACAGTGGAAGCGAAGTTCAGTCAGGGTGAGCATGTACGAATTATCTCCGGACCGTTGTCTGGCCATGAAGGAATCCTGACCCGAAAGAATGGCAAAAACAGGTTTGGAATCGCCTTAAAATCGATCAGTCAAACTGCTTTTGTAGATATCGATGTTTCCACCTTGGAGAAAATTGACCGGAAATTATGA
- a CDS encoding TetR/AcrR family transcriptional regulator, with protein sequence MNTKDRIILEAFKLFLNNNFEKVSIADLEQAVGKTRGAIFYFFQNKEEIFNQVIDTYIIKTQNPHQKFNYCDGISLEQFIYRYVNGINETMSKMLSLSVINIYKNYFALYLQAARIYPNFAEIMTQNSIQELAMWETVLLNAVRSKEIKKIDTNRYAILFRSCFLGLAFDRCLTHGLNTEELLQLYLDIYKQIKL encoded by the coding sequence ATGAACACCAAAGACCGAATCATCCTTGAGGCCTTCAAATTATTTCTCAATAACAACTTTGAAAAAGTCAGCATCGCTGATCTAGAGCAGGCTGTTGGGAAAACAAGAGGAGCTATATTTTATTTCTTTCAGAATAAAGAAGAAATTTTTAACCAGGTAATCGATACCTATATTATCAAAACCCAAAATCCCCATCAAAAATTCAACTATTGCGATGGTATCTCGCTTGAACAATTCATCTATCGCTACGTCAACGGGATCAACGAGACCATGTCGAAAATGCTATCTCTCTCCGTCATAAATATTTACAAGAACTACTTTGCTTTATACCTGCAGGCTGCGCGCATCTATCCTAACTTTGCGGAAATCATGACCCAAAACTCCATTCAGGAACTCGCAATGTGGGAGACGGTGCTATTGAACGCTGTTCGATCCAAAGAAATAAAAAAGATAGATACCAATCGGTATGCCATTTTATTTCGAAGTTGTTTTCTTGGCTTAGCTTTTGATCGATGCCTTACCCATGGCCTTAACACGGAAGAATTACTTCAACTATACCTAGACATTTACAAGCAAATTAAACTTTAA
- a CDS encoding beta-ketoacyl-ACP synthase III, translating to MYPPVYITSSSKFLPNAPVCNEDMERYLGLVNGKPSRVRRIVLKQNGIKCRYYALNKNQQTTHTNAELALESIKGLFPDGKIQSDIDVLACATGNPDQLLPSHASMVHGLMKNRPMEIYSSAGVCLTCLQALKLAYMSILSGQAHKAICSTSELASPTLLSKNYEEEYEYCTKVGTDPYMAFEKDFLRFMLSDGASAVLLSDKKNENGLSLKVEWIEMTSYANELPTCMFMGAELRNDGELKSWKEFESQELINRSVFTVKQDIRLLKPNIIRYWVDHIEECLQKHNVDSSEINYVIPHVSSMFFYGKLAEEIEARNLDLGTGKWFTNLTEIGNIASASIFAALDDLLQAGQLKINDKILLLVPESGRFSYGTALLTVVY from the coding sequence ATGTATCCACCCGTTTATATTACTTCCAGCAGCAAATTTTTGCCGAACGCTCCGGTCTGTAACGAGGACATGGAACGATATTTAGGTCTTGTTAACGGAAAACCATCCCGGGTTCGTCGAATAGTCCTGAAACAAAACGGTATCAAATGCCGGTACTATGCGCTGAATAAAAACCAACAGACAACGCATACAAACGCGGAACTTGCCTTAGAATCCATTAAAGGCCTTTTCCCTGATGGAAAAATCCAGAGCGATATCGATGTACTTGCCTGTGCGACCGGAAATCCGGATCAGTTGTTACCGTCACATGCGTCAATGGTTCACGGGCTAATGAAAAACAGGCCTATGGAGATCTACAGTAGTGCCGGAGTATGCCTGACCTGTCTGCAGGCGCTGAAGCTTGCCTACATGAGTATTCTGTCCGGACAAGCTCACAAAGCGATCTGCTCCACCTCAGAACTGGCATCTCCTACCCTTCTTTCTAAGAACTACGAGGAAGAATACGAATATTGTACTAAAGTTGGAACAGATCCTTACATGGCGTTTGAGAAAGATTTTTTACGCTTTATGCTCAGCGATGGAGCCAGCGCGGTATTACTCTCGGATAAGAAAAATGAGAATGGTCTTTCTTTAAAAGTAGAATGGATTGAAATGACTTCCTATGCCAACGAGCTACCTACCTGCATGTTTATGGGCGCAGAATTACGAAATGACGGTGAATTAAAAAGCTGGAAGGAATTTGAAAGTCAGGAATTAATTAATCGCTCAGTCTTTACTGTCAAACAAGATATTCGCCTTTTGAAACCCAATATCATCCGTTATTGGGTTGACCATATTGAAGAATGTTTGCAAAAACACAACGTTGACAGCTCTGAAATTAACTACGTCATTCCGCATGTTTCATCCATGTTTTTCTACGGGAAGTTAGCAGAGGAAATTGAAGCCAGAAATCTCGATCTTGGAACCGGGAAGTGGTTCACGAACCTGACGGAGATCGGAAATATTGCGTCGGCGTCAATCTTTGCCGCCTTGGATGATTTACTGCAAGCCGGACAACTGAAGATCAACGATAAAATTTTGCTTTTGGTGCCGGAAAGCGGACGGTTTTCGTATGGCACAGCGTTATTAACTGTCGTGTATTAA
- a CDS encoding NAD(P)-dependent oxidoreductase, producing MKLSLLLLGLSIKMKMANKNNDLFRQRLKTRTGSILIRTADRSVGRLFTFSKGHIFTKAERFGDADVQMVWKDVNVAFKTMTSSDPQALFRAMDNGDVNMVGDLSVAQWFSLLIKALKAGETKARDEKSPRVAMIGLGKMGKGIAANIQAAGFELVVYNRTSNKAIPFVEKGAILAKTPSEAASLANIVVTSLMDDESVRNIVNAKDGILAGLAKGGIHLCATTISPELSRELEEIHRKHGSHFVMGAVVGRPDAAESGELLTLMAGEKECIDQCREVSSAYSAATLVIGNDPWLANYAKLSVNYFAVSNMELMGQLYAMGDATGIGRAFYKQIFESSYSNPILKFYAQKIMDREYQENVGFELSGGLKDVKLMLKASNATSCSLDYAPIIISKMEQAIESGNEHCDWSVFTNI from the coding sequence ATGAAACTATCGTTATTACTATTGGGTTTGTCGATAAAGATGAAAATGGCAAATAAGAACAATGATCTTTTTCGTCAACGACTAAAAACCAGAACCGGATCAATACTAATTAGAACGGCTGATCGTAGCGTCGGACGACTGTTTACATTTAGCAAAGGGCACATATTCACTAAAGCAGAAAGGTTCGGAGATGCAGATGTGCAAATGGTGTGGAAAGATGTTAACGTCGCTTTCAAAACCATGACCAGTAGCGATCCGCAAGCATTATTCAGGGCAATGGATAATGGAGACGTAAATATGGTGGGGGATTTGTCAGTAGCACAGTGGTTTAGCTTGTTAATTAAGGCACTTAAAGCCGGTGAAACGAAAGCAAGGGACGAGAAATCCCCAAGAGTAGCCATGATTGGGCTCGGTAAAATGGGGAAAGGTATAGCCGCTAATATTCAAGCAGCAGGATTTGAGCTGGTGGTTTATAATCGTACGAGCAATAAAGCCATACCTTTTGTAGAAAAGGGAGCCATATTGGCAAAAACGCCGTCTGAGGCGGCCAGTCTTGCAAATATAGTTGTCACCTCTCTGATGGACGATGAATCGGTTCGGAATATTGTCAATGCAAAAGATGGTATCCTGGCGGGTTTAGCAAAAGGAGGAATTCACCTTTGCGCAACGACTATATCGCCGGAACTATCCAGGGAATTGGAGGAAATCCATCGTAAGCATGGCAGCCATTTTGTTATGGGGGCAGTCGTTGGAAGACCAGATGCTGCAGAATCCGGAGAACTGCTTACTTTAATGGCAGGTGAAAAAGAATGTATTGATCAATGTAGGGAGGTATCTTCAGCGTATTCAGCTGCAACACTTGTGATTGGAAATGACCCTTGGCTTGCGAACTATGCGAAATTATCAGTTAACTATTTTGCCGTATCTAATATGGAGTTGATGGGGCAATTATATGCTATGGGGGATGCAACAGGCATCGGTCGGGCATTTTACAAGCAAATATTTGAATCCAGTTATTCAAACCCGATACTCAAATTTTATGCGCAAAAGATTATGGATCGTGAATATCAGGAAAATGTTGGTTTTGAACTTTCGGGAGGGCTTAAGGATGTAAAACTGATGCTTAAAGCATCGAACGCAACGTCTTGTTCTTTGGACTATGCTCCCATCATCATTTCTAAAATGGAGCAAGCTATCGAGTCGGGCAATGAACATTGTGATTGGTCTGTATTTACGAATATATAG
- a CDS encoding Crp/Fnr family transcriptional regulator → MFDKLLNSISEDRSMRDRLQNILVEKKVPPKTVLLHEGDIANEIYIVKEGCLREWFNKDGKDITFQFFFEGKPVASIDSFVNQKPSLFTIESIEPSTLISLEQKEFNKLLVASPDFKDRFQEFIFQRFSDYGQLFLSRIKDSPTERYEELIKTHPEIIRRIPQHYIASYLGITSVSLSRIRNRR, encoded by the coding sequence ATGTTCGATAAGCTTCTAAATTCGATAAGCGAAGATAGATCGATGCGGGATCGGTTGCAAAATATACTTGTTGAAAAAAAGGTGCCTCCGAAAACAGTTTTGTTACATGAAGGAGACATTGCTAATGAGATTTATATCGTCAAAGAAGGCTGTCTTCGAGAATGGTTTAATAAAGATGGGAAAGATATCACCTTCCAGTTCTTTTTCGAAGGAAAGCCCGTTGCATCCATTGACAGTTTTGTCAACCAAAAGCCTAGCCTGTTTACAATTGAAAGCATTGAACCATCGACCCTTATTTCATTAGAACAGAAAGAGTTTAATAAACTGTTGGTTGCATCCCCGGATTTTAAAGACAGGTTTCAAGAGTTTATTTTTCAACGATTCAGTGACTATGGACAACTTTTCCTTTCAAGGATAAAAGATTCTCCAACTGAACGATATGAGGAGTTGATTAAAACGCATCCAGAAATAATCAGACGCATTCCCCAACATTATATAGCATCTTATTTAGGAATTACTTCGGTATCACTGAGTCGAATAAGAAACAGACGATAA
- a CDS encoding DUF2141 domain-containing protein, giving the protein MKIIKYLFCFCFILLALSNYAQSPVLKLIVPNVESAQGDLQVSIFNNDKTFLKEKEEYRIYRFKVEKDSDVFTIDDLPQGEYAMIIFHDKNSNKDLDRSFLGIPKEGYGFSNNIKPHLSAPDFRDCCFSLVKDTKIEIELLY; this is encoded by the coding sequence ATGAAAATAATAAAATACCTTTTCTGTTTTTGTTTTATTTTGCTGGCTTTGAGTAACTATGCTCAATCACCTGTGTTGAAGCTTATCGTTCCCAATGTCGAATCAGCACAGGGGGATTTGCAGGTTAGTATTTTTAATAACGACAAAACTTTTTTGAAAGAAAAAGAAGAATACCGGATTTATAGGTTTAAAGTAGAGAAAGACAGTGACGTATTCACAATTGATGATTTACCTCAAGGGGAATATGCAATGATAATATTCCACGATAAAAATAGCAATAAGGATCTGGATCGTTCATTCCTGGGGATACCGAAAGAGGGATACGGTTTTTCAAACAACATCAAACCTCATCTTTCAGCTCCCGATTTTCGGGATTGTTGTTTTTCCTTAGTCAAAGACACGAAAATAGAAATTGAACTGTTATATTGA
- a CDS encoding methylglyoxal synthase translates to MNKNKKKKTIALVAHDNRKADLVDWVDYNWKELIFHDLVCTGTTGAMVEKVLQENCMLANTVPPQVTRLKSGPLGGDQQLGALICEQKVDILIFLWDPMQPQPHDVDVKALLRICALYNIVTATNRSTADFVISSELFHQEYKPLVKDYSAYIKRVIS, encoded by the coding sequence ATGAACAAGAACAAAAAAAAGAAAACAATTGCTTTGGTTGCACATGACAACCGCAAGGCGGATTTGGTAGATTGGGTCGATTACAACTGGAAAGAACTGATATTCCATGACCTTGTCTGCACCGGTACTACAGGAGCGATGGTTGAAAAAGTACTACAGGAGAATTGCATGCTGGCGAATACAGTGCCTCCCCAAGTAACTCGGTTAAAATCGGGTCCACTCGGTGGAGACCAACAACTTGGAGCATTAATATGTGAGCAAAAGGTAGACATCCTGATTTTCTTGTGGGATCCGATGCAGCCTCAGCCTCACGATGTTGATGTAAAAGCACTCCTTCGTATTTGCGCACTGTACAATATTGTAACAGCAACCAACAGATCGACAGCGGATTTTGTTATTTCTAGTGAATTGTTTCACCAGGAATATAAACCATTGGTTAAAGATTACTCCGCTTATATAAAACGAGTCATTAGTTAG
- a CDS encoding family 43 glycosylhydrolase — MKYLISLCALLFIGAAVNAQNPIVPPGIYIADPSARVWKDGKLYVYGSLDESTTYYCSYKYHVLSTSDMENWEMTPDVFNSRGDSDQVSYSDKELYAPDCAHQNGNYYLYYCQPDRKGAEGVAVSDSPTGPFVDGNKMDLNGIEQIDPAVFIDDDGQAYYMWGQFEAKIAKLKDNMMEIDTSTIVENVLTEKEHHFHEGNFMFKRNGIYYMVYTDMSRGNRPTCLGYSTSRSPMGPFKYGGVIIDNDHCDPATWNNHGSVVQFGGQWYVFYHRSTHNSRMMRKACVEPIGFNTDGSINEVEMTSQGAGAPLSAFEQIDSERACLLYGNVRIQLFEPGNEKLAEIHNTDNVAYKYVDFQDGADEITLRVKPLKNGGTVIVRSDQPWGPIIGMVKVPGELDGQWQTITSKMKGTSGVHAIWLGFYGEDTQLMDLDWLVFNKH, encoded by the coding sequence ATGAAATATCTGATTTCCCTTTGTGCCCTGCTTTTTATCGGTGCAGCAGTTAATGCTCAAAATCCGATTGTACCACCTGGCATTTATATTGCTGATCCCTCTGCGCGGGTTTGGAAGGACGGTAAATTGTATGTCTATGGCTCTTTGGATGAAAGTACGACATATTATTGTTCCTATAAGTATCACGTGCTGTCAACTTCAGATATGGAGAATTGGGAGATGACACCTGACGTTTTTAATTCTCGTGGCGATAGCGACCAGGTTTCCTATTCGGACAAAGAGTTATATGCACCTGACTGCGCGCATCAAAATGGAAACTACTATCTCTATTATTGCCAACCGGATAGAAAGGGAGCAGAGGGGGTAGCTGTGAGTGATTCTCCGACCGGCCCTTTTGTGGATGGGAATAAGATGGATTTGAACGGAATTGAACAGATTGACCCGGCAGTTTTCATTGATGATGATGGACAAGCCTATTACATGTGGGGACAATTTGAGGCAAAAATTGCCAAACTGAAAGATAATATGATGGAAATTGATACATCGACCATTGTCGAGAATGTATTGACCGAAAAGGAGCATCATTTTCACGAAGGCAATTTCATGTTTAAGAGAAATGGAATCTATTACATGGTTTATACAGATATGAGCCGTGGTAATCGCCCAACATGCCTTGGCTATTCAACAAGCAGATCTCCAATGGGGCCATTTAAATATGGTGGCGTAATTATTGATAACGATCATTGTGACCCGGCAACGTGGAACAATCACGGTTCAGTGGTCCAATTTGGAGGGCAATGGTATGTCTTTTATCACCGATCTACCCACAACAGTCGTATGATGAGAAAAGCCTGTGTCGAGCCCATCGGATTCAACACGGACGGGAGTATCAATGAGGTAGAAATGACTTCGCAGGGAGCAGGGGCCCCCCTTAGTGCATTTGAACAGATTGATTCAGAAAGAGCTTGTTTGTTGTATGGAAATGTACGTATTCAGCTGTTTGAACCGGGTAACGAAAAATTAGCGGAAATACACAACACGGACAATGTAGCGTACAAATATGTTGATTTTCAAGATGGAGCTGATGAAATAACACTTCGGGTTAAACCTTTAAAAAACGGGGGAACTGTTATTGTGCGTTCCGATCAACCTTGGGGGCCGATAATCGGGATGGTTAAAGTGCCCGGAGAACTTGATGGCCAATGGCAAACAATTACATCAAAAATGAAAGGTACTAGTGGAGTACATGCTATTTGGCTCGGGTTTTACGGGGAAGATACTCAATTGATGGATCTTGACTGGCTAGTATTTAATAAGCATTGA
- a CDS encoding alpha-L-rhamnosidase-related protein, whose translation MNKLILSIALITFSVISAIAQIPPVFNQQDSLRIRKSKLSQLYISPKRIVWTSDPSGRKVKNANSLLNTGVGQADLNKGDFLMLANRGVETEQGLIIDFGREIQGGIEIVTTISNSSPAGRIRIRLGESVSETMSEVGIDGATNDHAIRDFIVTIPRLGRTVVGESGFRFVQINLVDPNSRIQIKEVNAVMSYRDIPYKGSFTCSDDRLNEIWMTGAYTVHMNMQNYLWDGIKRDRLVWVGDMHPEVMTINSVFGYNEVVPKSLDFVRDGTPLPKWMNNISSYSLWWILIQRDWYYYQGNLEYLKKQEDYLVNLLGQLTRNVDENGVEQMESERFLDWPSSENTQAIHAGLQSLMLMGFKAGEQLCNALGNKETEKLCQEYVAKLKQHVPEMADSKQAAALLAISGLVSPSKANREILSQDGVHKMSTFYGYYMLIARAMASDYQGAIDNIREYWGGMLDLGATTFWEDFDIDWMENAARIDELVPEGKIDVHKTYGGYCYKQFRHSFCHGWASGPTAWLTTYVLGVNVLEPGCKTIRISPHLGDLQWVKGSFPTPYGELYIEHHKTANGDVKTTYDKPKGIKVIIEKE comes from the coding sequence ATGAATAAACTAATCCTATCAATAGCATTAATCACATTTAGTGTGATCAGCGCTATTGCCCAGATTCCTCCGGTTTTTAACCAACAGGACTCATTGAGAATTCGAAAATCAAAATTGTCTCAACTATACATTAGCCCGAAGAGAATTGTTTGGACTTCTGATCCGTCAGGCAGAAAAGTTAAGAACGCTAATTCATTGCTCAATACCGGCGTTGGACAAGCCGATCTGAACAAGGGTGACTTTTTAATGCTTGCCAATCGGGGCGTCGAAACAGAGCAGGGATTGATTATTGATTTCGGGAGAGAGATACAAGGAGGTATTGAAATTGTCACGACAATAAGCAATTCAAGTCCTGCCGGTAGAATTCGAATAAGATTAGGCGAATCTGTTTCCGAAACAATGTCAGAAGTCGGGATTGATGGGGCGACAAACGATCATGCAATTCGTGATTTCATTGTTACAATTCCACGACTTGGAAGGACGGTGGTTGGGGAATCAGGTTTCCGCTTTGTACAGATTAATTTGGTTGATCCAAATTCCAGGATACAGATCAAAGAAGTGAACGCTGTGATGAGTTATCGGGATATTCCATATAAAGGTTCATTTACTTGCAGCGATGACAGATTGAACGAAATCTGGATGACCGGTGCCTATACCGTACATATGAACATGCAAAATTACCTGTGGGATGGTATTAAACGAGACCGGTTGGTATGGGTCGGGGATATGCATCCGGAGGTAATGACTATTAATTCGGTTTTTGGTTATAATGAGGTTGTACCTAAAAGTCTGGACTTTGTGCGAGATGGAACTCCTTTGCCCAAATGGATGAACAACATCAGTTCGTATTCTCTGTGGTGGATATTAATTCAACGCGATTGGTATTATTACCAGGGAAATCTGGAATACCTGAAAAAACAGGAAGACTACTTGGTTAATCTGCTTGGTCAGTTAACTCGGAATGTTGATGAGAACGGGGTTGAACAAATGGAATCAGAACGATTCCTGGATTGGCCTTCCAGTGAAAATACTCAAGCGATTCACGCCGGTTTGCAGTCCCTGATGTTGATGGGTTTTAAGGCAGGAGAGCAACTGTGCAATGCTTTGGGGAATAAAGAAACCGAAAAGCTATGCCAAGAATATGTTGCGAAATTGAAGCAGCATGTACCCGAAATGGCGGACTCGAAGCAGGCCGCAGCCCTCTTGGCTATCTCTGGATTAGTATCTCCATCGAAGGCAAATCGTGAGATTTTATCACAGGATGGCGTTCACAAAATGTCGACCTTTTATGGATACTATATGCTCATCGCTCGTGCAATGGCTAGTGATTATCAAGGGGCAATTGACAATATTCGAGAATATTGGGGAGGGATGCTTGACCTCGGAGCAACGACCTTTTGGGAAGATTTTGATATTGATTGGATGGAAAATGCGGCCCGAATAGACGAACTTGTTCCTGAGGGTAAAATAGATGTTCACAAAACATACGGTGGTTATTGTTACAAACAATTTCGTCACAGCTTCTGCCATGGGTGGGCATCTGGTCCTACTGCCTGGCTTACAACATACGTACTTGGAGTAAATGTTTTAGAGCCAGGTTGCAAAACAATTAGGATTAGTCCACATTTGGGTGACCTCCAGTGGGTAAAAGGGAGCTTTCCAACGCCTTATGGTGAGTTGTACATCGAACATCACAAAACAGCTAATGGAGACGTGAAAACTACCTATGATAAGCCAAAGGGCATAAAAGTGATTATTGAAAAAGAATAA